In Populus alba chromosome 1, ASM523922v2, whole genome shotgun sequence, a single window of DNA contains:
- the LOC118039249 gene encoding uncharacterized membrane protein At4g09580 → MKGKGGHVGSRFPLSSWEVAAASSVLLGFVLGLLGVYLTMPESDYSFLKLPRTLEDLQILRDHLETYTSDYTAQVLVGYCVVYIFMQTFMIPGTVFMSLLAGALFGVFKGVALVVFTATAGASSCYFLSKLIGRPLVFSLWPDKLSFFQEQVARRRGGLLNYMLFLRLTPTLPNTFINVASPIVDVPYHIFFLATLIGLVPAAYVTVKAGIALGELQSIGDLYDFNSIATLFLIGIVSITPTLISKSKS, encoded by the exons ATGAAGGGAAAAGGAGGACATGTGGGATCCAGATTTCCTTTGAGCTCTTGGGAGGTTGCTGCTGCTTCCTCTGTTCTGTTGGGATTCGTTCTGGGTCTTTTGGGGGTTTACCTAACCATGCCTGAATCTGATTACAGTTTCCTCAAGCTCCCTCGCACCCTTGAAGATCTTCAAATCCtcag GGATCACCTTGAAACTTATACAAGTGACTACACTGCACAAGTCCTGGTGGGATACTGTGTGGTCTACATCTTCATGCAGACTTTTATGATCCCTGGCACTgtttttatgtcattgcttGCCGGGGCTCTTTTTGGAGTATTTAAAGGTGTAGCTTTGGTGGTGTTCACTGCCACTGCTGGTGCTTCTTCTTGCTATTTCCTGTCAAAATTAATCGGGCGCCCTCTTGTCTTCAGTCTCTGGCCTGACAAGCTTAGTTTCTTCCAAGAGCAG GTGgctagaagaagaggaggattGTTGAACTACATGCTTTTCTTAAGACTAACCCCAACTTTACCAAATACATTTATTAATGTTGCTTCACCAATAGTTGATGTTCCTTATCACATTTTCTTCCTGGCAACCTTGATCGGACTTGTTCCTGCTGCTTATGTCACTGTTAAG GCTGGAATAGCTCTTGGAGAATTGCAATCTATAGGCGATCTTTATGACTTCAACTCCATTGCCACTCTGTTCCTCATCGGGATTGTTTCTATTACCCCTACATTAATAAGCAAGAGTAAATCATAG
- the LOC118039248 gene encoding uncharacterized protein, with amino-acid sequence MGRKKHKEPDTSTAQNHTASALSDIFKTLFSGTDQTASTSSLFSDSNPFKRKPEDPKSNENPSTDVDTQKPNFYETTEKLKKVKTENPNLGFEPKEEETVRKRNKRKRDDLEREYEAKRYGPVVDNEENTSVVVGAKRKNADNAADGLVSKDSEGFDDESKLLRTVFVGNLPLKVKKKTLIKEFSKFGDVESVRIRSVPIAESKIPRKGAILLKKFNDNVDSVHAYVVFKNEQSAEASLSHNMAVVGSNHIRVDRACPPRKKLKGSDAPLYDNKRTVFVGNLPFDVKDEELYQLFTGIKDLASSIEAVRVIRDPHVGLGKGIAYVLFKTREAVNLVIKKRNLKLRDRELRLSHARQDSTPSKRKNSFAEETANSPNKRYAPDSRAPYHNNRPDRKAAKSYQGLRASKSGVEKKVHAPAHSKRDVAAAKMKSKPREEKHQGKRPAVAQRKAKATALKDGGALEPARQKRKLDSRTPDSSNRKKKARKFR; translated from the exons ATGGGCAGAAAGAAACACAAGGAACCAGACACCTCCACAGCCCAGAACCACACAGCTTCTGCTCTTTCCGATATCTTCAAAACCCTATTCAGCGGCACCGACCAAACCGCCTCTACCTCCTCCCTTTTCTCTGATAGCAaccctttcaaaagaaaacccGAAGACCCAAAATCCAACGAAAACCCTAGCACCGATGTCGATACCCAAAAACCCAACTTCTATGAAACTACAGAGAAGCTAAAAAAGGTGAAAACTGAAAATCCCAATTTGGGTTTTGAGCCAAAAGAAGAGGAAACGGTAAGGAagagaaataagagaaaaagagaCGATCTTGAGAGAGAATATGAGGCAAAAAGGTATGGTCCAGTGGTAGATAATGAGGAAAATACGAGTGTTGTTGTTGGGGCTAAGAGGAAAAACGCTGATAATGCTGCGGATGGGCTGGTTTCAAAGGACAGTGAAGGGTTTGATGATGAGAGCAAGTTGTTGAGGACTGTGTTTGTTGGGAATTTGCctttgaaggtgaagaagaagaCACTTATTAAGGAATTTAGTAAGTTTGGGGACGTTGAGTCTGTGAGGATCCGGTCCGTGCCAATTGCTGAA TCCAAGATACCGAGGAAGGGAGCtattttgttgaagaaattTAATGATAATGTTGACAG TGTTCATGCATATGTTGTTTTCAAGAATGAGCAATCGGCGGAGGCATCTCTCTCCCATAATATGGCTGTG GTTGGAAGCAATCACATTCGGGTAGATAGGGCATGCCCACCTCGCAAAAAGCTAAAGGGGTCAGATGCTCCCCTTTATGATAACAAGAGGACAGTTTTTGTTGGTAACCTCCCCTTTGATGTGAAG GATGAAGAACTTTATCAGCTTTTTACTGGTATTAAAGATCTTGCATCCAGTATTGAAGCTGTTCGAGTAATTAGAGATCCTCATGTAGGTCTGGGAAAGGGCATCGCCTATGTGCTGTTTAAAACAAGG GAAGCTGTGAATTTGGTGATCAAGAAACGGAATTTGAAGCTTCGTGATAGAGAGCTGAGACTATCTCATGCCAGGCAGGATTCTACCCCCTCAAAGAGAAAGAACTCATTTGCCGAAGAGACAGCCAATTCACCAAACAAGAGGTATGCACCAGATTCAAGGGCTCCTTACCATAACAACAGGCCAGATAGGAAGGCTGCCAAATCCTACCAGGGCTTGCGTGCTAGCAAATCTGGTGTGGAGAAGAAAGTCCATGCTCCTGCACATTCAAAGCGAGATGTAGCAGCAGCTAAGATGAAATCTAAGCCACGAGAAGAAAAGCATCAGGGGAAAAGACCCGCTGTTGCTCAAAGAAAGGCAAAAGCTACAGCACTCAAGGATGGTGGTGCTTTAGAACCAGCCAGGCAAAAACGCAAGCTAGATAGCCGGACCCCAGATAGTTccaacagaaagaaaaaggcCAGGAAATTTAGGTAG